One Rosa chinensis cultivar Old Blush chromosome 3, RchiOBHm-V2, whole genome shotgun sequence DNA window includes the following coding sequences:
- the LOC112193227 gene encoding UDP-glycosyltransferase 73D1, whose amino-acid sequence MASQAKQKEQPHFVLVPLMAQGHMIPMIDMARLFAERGVMVSLVTTPYNASRFESCISRARDQSGLPISIVKIPFPCQEVGLPMGSESLDTLPSRNLLRKFFKALSMLQEPLEKYLEDQKLQPWCIISDKALSWTSKTAQKFNIPRIVFHGMCCFSLLSSHNIKLYNAHNSVTSDSEPFVVPGLPQRIEITKAQLPGAFVTQPDLDDFRDKNQEAEAKSFGVVVNSFNALEHGCAEELEKVFDKKVWCIGPVSLCYKSNSEKFSRGNKSSIDESQCLQWLESMQPRSVIYVCLGSLCRLVSSQLIELGLGLEASGKPFIWVIKTCGKYEELEKWLVEERFEERIKGRGLLIKGWAPQVLILSNPAIGGFLTHCGWNSSIEGACSGVPMITWPLFAEQFLNEKLIIEVLKIGVRVGVEIPVRWGDEEKVGVLVKKDGVKKAIQTLMDGGEEGEKRRKRATEIGEKGRRAMEQGGSSHSSMSSLIQDVRQLHEATRNKGQKL is encoded by the coding sequence ATGGCTTCACAAGCCAAGCAAAAGGAGCAGCCTCACTTTGTCTTAGTGCCTCTTATGGCACAAGGGCATATGATTCCCATGATAGACATGGCTAGGCTCTTTGCAGAGCGTGGTGTGATGGTTAGCTTGGTCACCACTCCATACAATGCCTCAAGATTTGAGTCATGCATTTCTCGAGCAAGAGATCAATCCGGACTTCCAATATCCATTGTGAAAATCCCATTTCCGTGCCAAGAAGTGGGACTTCCAATGGGGAGTGAGAGTCTTGACACCTTACCATCTCGAAATCTGCTGAGGAAGTTCTTTAAGGCTCTGAGCATGCTGCAAGAACCACTAGAAAAGTACCTTGAAGACCAGAAGCTTCAGCCATGGTGCATAATCTCGGACAAGGCCCTCTCGTGGACTTCAAAAACAGCTCAGAAGTTCAATATTCCAAGGATTGTTTTCCATGGAATGTGCTGCTTCTCACTTCTGAGCTCTCACAATATCAAACTCTATAATGCACACAATTCTGTTACTTCTGATTCTGAACCTTTTGTGGTGCCAGGGCTGCCCCAGAGGATTGAGATCACTAAGGCTCAGCTACCAGGAGCATTTGTCACGCAACCGGATTTGGATGACTTCCGGGACAAGAATCAAGAGGCTGAAGCGAAATCGTTTGGGGTGGTGGTGAATAGCTTTAATGCACTTGAACATGGGTGTGCTGAGGAGTTGGAGAAGGTGTTTGATAAAAAGGTTTGGTGCATTGGACCAGTTTCCTTATGCTACAAGAGCAATTCAGAAAAGTTTTCTAGAGGTAACAAATCCTCAATTGATGAGAGTCAATGCTTGCAATGGCTTGAATCAATGCAACCAAGGTCTGTCATCTACGTTTGTCTTGGTAGCCTTTGTAGATTAGTCTCATCACAACTGATAGAGCTTGGACTAGGCTTAGAAGCCTCAGGAAAACCATTTATCTGGGTAATCAAAACATGTGGGAAGTATGAAGAATTGGAGAAGTGGTTAGTGGAGGAGAGGTTTGAGGAAAGGATCAAAGGAAGAGGCCTTTTGATCAAGGGTTGGGCTCCCCAAGTTCTTATTCTCTCAAATCCAGCAATTGGAGGGTTCTTAACTCATTGTGGTTGGAACTCAAGCATAGAAGGGGCATGTTCTGGTGTACCAATGATCACATGGCCTCTATTCGCTGAGCAATTCCTTAACGAAAAATTGATCATAGAGGTTTTAAAGATCGGTGTTCGGGTTGGTGTGGAGATTCCTGTTAGATGGGGGGATGAAGAGAAAGTTGGAGTGTTGGTGAAGAAAGATGGGGTGAAGAAGGCAATACAAACACTAATGGATGgaggtgaagaaggagaaaaaagaagaaagagagcaaCAGAAATTGGAGAGAAGGGAAGAAGAGCCATGGAACAAGGAGGTTCATCGCACTCAAGCATGTCTTCTTTGATTCAAGATGTTAGGCAATTACATGAAGCCACTCGAAACAAAGGCCAGAAGCTTTAA